In Phenylobacterium hankyongense, the sequence GGAGGTCTACGCCTACCTGCTGGAGCGCGAGCAGCCGACCGAGACCTATCTGGAGGCCCGTCGCGAGGTGCGGCTGGCCGATGGCCGCCGGGTCGAGGCGCTGGTCTTCCTCTCCGACATCCACCATCCGCAGTGGGCGGGACGGCTGAGCCTGGAGCGGCAGGCGGAGCTGATCGCCGGCGCCACCGGGCTCTCCGGCCGCAACGTCGACTACCTGCGCGACCTGGTGGAGCACCTGCGCGAGGAGGGCGTGCGCGACCGCTGCATGGAGACCCTGCTGGGCCTGGTGCAGGCCCGCGAGCTGGTGGCCAGCTAGAGCGGCAGCAGCTTCGTCGAGGCGGTCTCGATCCGCTCTTCCAGGATGCGCATGAACTC encodes:
- a CDS encoding gamma-glutamylcyclotransferase, which translates into the protein MSDERWVFGYGSLMWRPGFAFAERAAATLHGRRRAFCIYSVHHRGTYARPGLVLGLAPGGSTRGMAYRIADRDWEEVYAYLLEREQPTETYLEARREVRLADGRRVEALVFLSDIHHPQWAGRLSLERQAELIAGATGLSGRNVDYLRDLVEHLREEGVRDRCMETLLGLVQARELVAS